In the genome of Pseudorasbora parva isolate DD20220531a chromosome 10, ASM2467924v1, whole genome shotgun sequence, one region contains:
- the LOC137090825 gene encoding uncharacterized protein, with protein sequence MASISNCREVPLEVYVNGELFCIDSVWIPDEEQVDLMVTDSIYELLRCLPGQTTQLQVDTDDCMSVSHAALEGEDLQLDITCNSTETTPEWMVRKISGFIRTLFWMNPAPEPEVNLVTVRWPAEVPENEKSSPKRVIKKMSACPKYFPIDPAEPLCDPVTEPELDPVEPKESCVPDANVPDTEPVSAEDRKVDVSDGMNASPEMSGPEESTKDPPDTEPVSAEDRKVDVSDGMNASPEMNGPGESTKDKISAFFKKYFPLDAPDTEPVSVEDRKVDVSDGMNASPKINGPGESTKDKKISAFFKKYFPLDPPDTEPVSAEDQKVDVSDGMNASPKITGPGESTKDKKISAFFKKYFPLDAPDTEPVSAEDQKVDVSDGMNASPKITGPGESTKKKKMSAFFKKYFPLDEAEPSCVPVSE encoded by the exons ATGGCTTCAATCTCAAACTGCAGAGAGGTCCCTCTGGAGGTTTACGTGAACGGCGAGTTGTTCTGCATTGACAGTGTCTGGATACCGGATGAGGAGCAGGTGGACTTAATGGTCACCGACAGCATCTACGAGCTTCTCAGGTGCTTACCGGGCCAAACCACACAGCTGCAGGTGGACACAGATGATTGCATGTCAGTCAGTCACGCCGCTTTAGAGGGCGAGGATCTGCAGCTCGACATAACCTGTAACTCGACAG AAACTACCCCAGAGTGGATGGTGAGGAAAATTAGTGGATTCATCAGAACACTTTTTTGGATGAATCCGGCTCCTGAACCTGAAGTCAATCTGGTTACTGTCCGCTGGCCAGCAGAAGTGCCAGAGAATGAAAAGAGCAGCCCTAAAAGAG TGATTAAGAAAATGAGTGCTTGCCCAAAGTATTTTCCGATCGATCCGGCTGAGCCTTTGTGTGATCCCGTGACGGAACCTGAATTGGATCCAGTCGAACCCAAGGAATCGTGTGTCCCAGATGCAAACGTTCCTGACACTGAACCTGTGTCTGCAGAAGATCGGAAGGTGGATGTCAGTGATGGCATGAATGCCTCTCCTGAAATGAGCGGCCCAGAAG aaaGTACTAAGGATCCGCCTGACACTGAACCTGTGTCTGCAGAAGATCGGAAGGTGGATGTCAGTGATGGCATGAATGCCTCTCCTGAAATGAACGGCCCAGGAG aaAGTACCAAAGACAAGATTAGTGCTTTCTTCAAAAAGTATTTCCCGTTGGATGCGCCTGACACTGAACCTGTGTCTGTAGAAGATCGGAAGGTGGATGTCAGTGATGGCATGAATGCCTCTCCTAAAATCAACGGCCCAGGAG aaAGTACTAAAGACAAGAAAATAAGTGCTTTCTTCAAAAAGTATTTTCCGTTGGATCCGCCTGACACTGAACCTGTGTCTGCAGAAGATCAGAAGGTGGATGTCAGTGATGGCATGAATGCCTCTCCTAAAATCACCGGCCCAGGAG aaAGTACTAAAGACAAGAAAATAAGTGCTTTCTTCAAAAAGTATTTTCCGTTGGATGCGCCTGACACTGAACCTGTGTCTGCAGAAGATCAGAAGGTGGATGTCAGTGATGGCATGAATGCCTCTCCTAAAATCACCGGCCCAGGAG aaagtactaaaaagaagaaaatgagTGCTTTCTTCAAAAAGTATTTTCCATTGGATGAGGCTGagccctcatgtgttcctgtgTCGGAGTGA